GAATTGCGTGCACAGCCGAAGGTGGCGGATTTGCTGAATGATCCGGAACCGGATCAGAAAATCGTCAATAAGAAATTCTCTGCACGCTACAATAAAGAAATCGGACTCGCGACGAAAAAGGAATTCCAGGACCTCGACGGAAATCCTCTGATTCCCTCTGATTTGCGCGAGGCATACGCCGCGGTGGCGTATTATGAATTCGCCGAAAGAAACGTTCTCGATATCGCATATAAATGCGAAATCCTCGGGCATAAATTCATCGACACGACTCTCGATTACCTCGGATTCTATATCGAGACATCCGATTAGAAATCGGCAGAAATTCAAAAAGGGAAATCAGTAAAACCTAATTCCCGAATTCGGATTTACGAATTCGGGAATTAGGTTTTACTGATTTCCCTTTTTGAATCCGAAGATCCTCGACCTACCCGACACCGTCTGGATCAACCCACCGACCCACAACCCCACCACCAGCGAGGAGCCCTCCACCACAGCCGCTTAACACCGACTGGTCTCATACGGCTTGAAAAATTCCGTGTTGTTCCGGATCAGCAAGTCTGGCACGACGTGTGGCTTGGCGCCGCGGAAGAGGTAGAGCGCTTGCCAGGGATCGCCGACGAGGGTGACTGCGACGCCAGCGGCGATGGCTGCCTCGATGATGGCGATGTCGAGCTCGTTCGCGTCGAAGACCTCGTCGACCACGAGCGCGCGGATCTGCTGCCCGAGGCGTTCTTGAATGCGTGCGGCGTAGTCGGGACGTGCAAGGGCGTGCTCAAGAATGGTGCGGACATCGTCGTGGGTGCAGATACCTTGGAGCATGTGCGGCACGATGTTGACTGCTGGGACACGGTTCGCGAACTTCTCCGCGAACTTGTCTTTGAAAGTCAGGGACCTGCCGGTCAGCCCTAGTTCGTAGATGGAACGGGTGGAGGTCGTACCGCCGCAGGATGCCCAGCTGTCGCGGACCTCAAGTTTCACGTTTCCGTTGGGCCATAGCGTCTTCGCGCCTGGCCACTCGACGAGCCCTCCACGGAGGAGGTCGTGAAGTAGATCGGACATGATCGTGTCGAGGGTGACGATCCGGTGTGGCCAAGCGAGAGCCTCGGCGCCCCAGAGGCGTTGCACGCGGCGGCGCAGGTTAGACGTAGCCGCACGGGTGAAGCTGACTGCGAAGACTGCACGCGAGTCGTGCCGGTACT
This sequence is a window from Nocardia yunnanensis. Protein-coding genes within it:
- a CDS encoding UvrD-helicase domain-containing protein, which produces MTGALSHAGAIDTLTAQQRHAAATGQKNIFIEAGPGTGKTTVSAQRFGVQRFAAEYRHDSRAVFAVSFTRAATSNLRRRVQRLWGAEALAWPHRIVTLDTIMSDLLHDLLRGGLVEWPGAKTLWPNGNVKLEVRDSWASCGGTTSTRSIYELGLTGRSLTFKDKFAEKFANRVPAVNIVPHMLQGICTHDDVRTILEHALARPDYAARIQERLGQQIRALVVDEVFDANELDIAIIEAAIAAGVAVTLVGDPWQALYLFRGAKPHVVPDLLIRNNTEFFKPYETSRC